From the genome of Nitrosopumilus sp., one region includes:
- a CDS encoding dCTP deaminase gives MMIRNDRWIKKSVFECNMIDPFEQNQIRNNVISYGVSSFGYDMRVSDEFKIFTNVNNAIVDPKNFSPESFVDFKGNVCIIPPNSFALARSVEYFKIPRNVMTICLGKSTYARCGIIVNVTPFEPEWEGHVTLEISNTTPLPAKIYANEGLAQVLFFESDEGPETSYKNRKGKYQKQSGITLAKT, from the coding sequence ATTATGATCAGAAATGACAGGTGGATAAAAAAATCTGTCTTTGAGTGCAACATGATAGATCCATTTGAGCAAAACCAAATACGAAACAATGTAATTTCATATGGGGTGTCATCCTTTGGATATGATATGAGAGTATCTGACGAGTTTAAAATTTTCACAAACGTGAACAACGCAATAGTTGATCCCAAAAACTTTAGTCCAGAATCTTTTGTTGATTTTAAGGGAAACGTGTGCATCATCCCTCCAAATTCATTTGCCCTTGCAAGAAGCGTGGAATATTTCAAAATTCCAAGAAACGTGATGACAATATGCTTGGGAAAATCAACTTATGCCCGATGCGGAATTATTGTCAACGTTACTCCGTTTGAGCCAGAGTGGGAAGGGCATGTCACGTTGGAAATATCAAATACTACTCCCCTTCCTGCAAAAATTTATGCAAACGAGGGATTGGCACAGGTCCTATTTTTTGAAAGTGATGAAGGGCCCGAAACATCTTACAAGAACAGAAAGGGCAAATATCAAAAACAGAGTGGAATTACTCTGGCAAAGACATGA
- a CDS encoding CbtB-domain containing protein produces MSSLPRLIAKTDQHTLVFTITVLVLIFTFGLFVVGFDQGHLFSIAFGEQAFEDLYIHELTHDMRHAAGFPCH; encoded by the coding sequence ATGTCATCTTTACCGCGACTGATTGCAAAGACAGACCAACATACTCTGGTTTTTACAATTACTGTCTTGGTTTTGATTTTTACATTTGGTTTGTTTGTTGTAGGTTTTGATCAGGGACACCTCTTTAGCATTGCATTTGGAGAGCAAGCATTTGAGGATCTTTACATTCATGAACTAACACACGACATGAGGCATGCTGCAGGATTTCCCTGTCACTAA
- a CDS encoding DUF4443 domain-containing protein: MHNHLKTLQNIVTRKRTSRILTFSTPHVFKALHVMHGQKYTSRQAFCKELRIGEGAVRTLILHLKQERLADSIRAGTFLTTKGMRFVKKILDVVPYQCSIVQCDIAQERYNHAILLRDYASSVSNGMEQRDYSIMYGAKGATTLSFENGKFVFPGDVRDCLKDDSQTKKVLMENLRPEENDLVIIASSDDDPFVAEISAINSVLWTLATHERH; this comes from the coding sequence ATGCACAATCACCTCAAAACACTGCAAAATATCGTAACCAGGAAGAGAACAAGTAGAATATTGACGTTTAGCACGCCACATGTCTTCAAGGCATTGCATGTCATGCATGGACAAAAGTACACCAGCCGTCAAGCATTTTGCAAGGAGTTGCGAATCGGAGAGGGCGCAGTAAGAACACTGATCTTGCATCTAAAGCAGGAAAGACTGGCAGACTCGATAAGGGCAGGAACATTTCTGACGACAAAGGGGATGCGTTTTGTAAAAAAAATTCTCGATGTCGTTCCATATCAATGCAGCATAGTGCAATGCGATATTGCACAGGAGAGATACAACCATGCGATTCTTCTAAGGGACTATGCAAGCAGTGTTAGTAATGGAATGGAACAGCGTGACTATTCAATCATGTATGGCGCAAAGGGTGCAACCACGCTATCATTTGAGAATGGCAAATTTGTTTTTCCTGGAGATGTAAGGGACTGTCTGAAGGATGATTCGCAAACAAAAAAAGTTCTGATGGAGAATCTCAGACCAGAGGAAAACGATCTTGTAATAATTGCATCATCAGATGATGACCCGTTTGTTGCCGAAATCTCTGCAATCAATTCCGTACTGTGGACACTTGCAACTCATGAAAGACATTGA